The Actinomycetota bacterium genome includes a window with the following:
- a CDS encoding glycosyltransferase family 4 protein yields NAVQRLVEWRLLRQADAYVVHGELLAEQAVEQAWYRPGAPVFRIRQGMLAQPSGAAPLPDEPTILFFGRVEYYKGLDVLVDAVPLCESRLSGLKVIVAGTGADLERCRALAHGNPRFEWHDRFIADEDIPDLFARASVSVLPYREASQSAVAALAFSNRRAVVASRVGALPEAIRDGVTGALVPPEDPGVLADVLCEVLSNRAKLDAMSDAALEEITAGRLSRGAIAAAHIDAYRRTRERLTAGGGSPR; encoded by the coding sequence GAAACGCCGTTCAGCGACTGGTGGAATGGCGGCTCCTTCGACAGGCGGACGCGTACGTCGTTCACGGCGAGCTTCTTGCGGAGCAGGCGGTCGAGCAAGCGTGGTACAGGCCGGGGGCGCCAGTCTTCAGAATCCGACAGGGAATGCTGGCTCAGCCGTCGGGGGCCGCACCTCTCCCCGATGAACCAACGATTCTGTTCTTCGGACGGGTCGAATACTACAAAGGCCTGGACGTTCTCGTAGATGCGGTTCCGCTTTGTGAATCGAGGCTATCGGGACTGAAGGTCATCGTCGCGGGGACGGGCGCGGATCTCGAGAGGTGTAGGGCGTTGGCGCACGGGAATCCCCGATTCGAGTGGCACGATCGGTTCATTGCCGACGAGGACATCCCGGATCTCTTTGCGCGTGCGAGCGTGAGTGTTCTGCCGTATCGTGAGGCGAGTCAGAGCGCTGTTGCCGCCCTCGCGTTCTCCAACCGGCGGGCGGTTGTCGCCAGTCGAGTGGGGGCGCTCCCGGAGGCGATCCGTGATGGCGTGACGGGCGCTCTCGTCCCGCCGGAGGATCCTGGGGTCCTCGCGGATGTGCTGTGCGAAGTCTTGTCGAACCGAGCGAAGCTCGATGCCATGAGCGATGCTGCGCTGGAGGAGATCACGGCGGGACGGCTCTCCCGAGGAGCCATTGCAGCAGCTCACATCGATGCATACCGTAGGACGCGTGAACGACTCACGGCGGGAGGCGGAAGCCCAAGATGA
- a CDS encoding glycosyltransferase: MNQFTSAADDSATASTNRRTLNVVFDIAALAQGGMERQLIDVASGLRVRGHGVTVVVNKAATAYSDELGSGGVELVELGSTKQLDYAVLASLKRVVARTSADVMVGVNFNATFWARVAAHSCGIGAVIAEHSTNRGRPVKVVLGNRLLGRWTDAVIACAEAQIPSLVDEGSPADLISVVRNGVDAERFHRSPEEGIAFRERFGVPSDVMTVGIVAAHRMEKRHDRFLELVAALRRMGLPVVGIAVGAGPLLEANIAKARQAGLEDSTVFTGGVDDPRAAYNACDVCVLCSDAVETLPLSLMESQACGTPVVSMDIGGVIETMVPGETGLIVAEGDVEAFAMETRRLISEFPLREAMGREGERWVRQERSLASMVDGYERVLRIAARRAASRRSH; the protein is encoded by the coding sequence ATGAATCAGTTCACGTCCGCGGCGGATGACAGCGCTACCGCATCCACGAATCGGCGAACGCTGAATGTGGTCTTCGACATCGCCGCTCTTGCTCAAGGAGGCATGGAGCGGCAACTCATCGACGTTGCGTCGGGCCTCAGAGTTCGCGGACACGGCGTGACGGTGGTAGTGAACAAGGCGGCGACAGCGTATTCCGACGAGCTGGGCAGCGGCGGCGTGGAATTGGTTGAACTCGGTTCGACGAAGCAGTTGGACTACGCTGTGCTCGCAAGTCTGAAGCGCGTGGTCGCGCGGACGTCTGCCGATGTGATGGTTGGCGTGAACTTCAATGCAACATTCTGGGCTAGGGTCGCTGCCCATTCCTGCGGGATCGGAGCAGTGATCGCAGAGCACAGTACCAACCGAGGGCGTCCCGTCAAGGTGGTACTCGGGAATCGACTGCTTGGAAGATGGACGGACGCTGTGATCGCATGTGCGGAGGCACAGATACCGTCTCTCGTGGATGAGGGCTCCCCGGCTGATCTCATTTCGGTCGTCAGGAACGGGGTGGACGCTGAACGATTCCATAGGTCACCGGAAGAGGGCATCGCGTTCAGGGAGCGGTTTGGAGTGCCTTCTGACGTCATGACCGTCGGCATCGTCGCCGCCCACAGGATGGAGAAGCGGCACGATCGCTTTCTGGAGCTGGTCGCAGCGCTGCGTAGGATGGGGCTGCCTGTGGTAGGAATTGCTGTCGGTGCGGGGCCGCTGCTGGAAGCGAACATTGCCAAGGCCAGGCAGGCGGGACTTGAAGACAGCACTGTATTCACAGGCGGTGTTGACGATCCACGTGCGGCCTACAACGCTTGCGACGTCTGCGTGTTGTGCTCCGATGCCGTCGAGACTCTGCCGCTAAGTCTGATGGAATCCCAGGCGTGCGGTACGCCGGTCGTGTCGATGGATATCGGGGGCGTCATCGAGACTATGGTGCCGGGTGAGACGGGATTGATCGTGGCTGAGGGTGATGTCGAGGCATTTGCGATGGAGACAAGGAGACTGATCTCCGAATTCCCACTGCGTGAGGCTATGGGTCGCGAGGGCGAGCGGTGGGTGCGGCAAGAGCGCTCGCTCGCGTCAATGGTTGACGGATACGAACGGGTTCTTCGAATCGCGGCGAGACGCGCTGCCTCTCGACGGTCGCACTGA